The following are encoded together in the Primulina tabacum isolate GXHZ01 chromosome 18, ASM2559414v2, whole genome shotgun sequence genome:
- the LOC142532313 gene encoding uncharacterized protein LOC142532313, with product MEYESGSCNLSFLGSCKCKKQLFVISIFSGCSLLDIFERLGKKCAEITPEAMILQYVAPQHKMNVTLNEDDDVLNMIHLHMCMKLSMIELRAESKNEHVRNQNIRRHPGIIKAVNLLFTGSHHAYCLRHLVDNFVKVEKESAGRGIKHVDTSEKSYAFEWKHWWFTHYVIVLFLKMLGKSWFGLPYCHVVLVLVDVLYSYMFSGKKLGV from the exons ATGGAATATGAAAGTGGGTCTTGCAACCTGTCGTTTTTGGGTAGCTGTAAATGCAAGAAACAGTTGTTTGTGATTTCAATTTTCAGCGGTTGTAGTTTGCTGGACATTTTTGAGAGGCTTGGAAAAAAATGTGCTGAGATTACTCCTGAAGCTATGATTCTGCAATACGTAGCCCCCCAACACAAGATGAACGTGACTTTGAACGAAGATGATGATGTCCTAAATATGATTCATCTTCATATGTGTATGAAGCTTAGCATGATTGAATTGAGGGCAGAGAGTAAAAACGAACATGTCCGCAACCAAAATATTCGGAG ACATCCTGGGATTATCAAGGCAGTTAATCTACTATTTACGGGCAGTCACCATGCGTACTGCTTGAGACATTTAGTTGATAATTTTGTGAAAGTG GAAAAAGAGAGTGCTGGAAGGGGAATCAAGCATGTTGATACCAGTGAGAAGTCGTACGCGTTCGAGTGGAAGCATTGGTGGTTTACGCATTATGTGattgttttgtttttgaaaatgttggGAAAGAGTTGGTTTGGTTTGCCTTACTGTCATGTTGTTTTAGTGCTTGTTGATGTCTTGTATTCTTATATGTTCTCTGGAAAAAAACTTGGGGTTTAG